A region of the Drosophila ananassae strain 14024-0371.13 chromosome XL, ASM1763931v2, whole genome shotgun sequence genome:
AAGTAGGAGAGAGATACATAGATAGATAGAGAGATAGTCCCGCCCAAGGGTTAAAGATAAGCTTCTTTAAAATAACTGTTAGCTTCCAGATTTCTcacaaaatattcaaaaaatgtGCTATTGGCAGTTGGGCatagaaattataaataattgctCGTACTTTTGTacttaaaacataaaaaacaatataaagaaataattatatagATTTAAGATCCTGGATAATGCTAGCATGGATAAAATGGATCAGTTTTCAGAACTAAACCCACAGCATGAAGCTATCTTTACACAAATCGACAATCCCAACGATATTAAGGTTCAAAATGTAAGATTTAATCTAAAAAactcaataaaatattaaaaaaattccaGTTCTCTCTTCAGGAAGAGCTGCCAAAACAGGATTCCCAACCAAAGCATGACCAGAAGGAGACCCTACACCTCCCGGAGAACTCCCAAGAGGTGCCGCCAAGTCAAGACCTTGACACTGAAGCCTCCCAGAAGTCGGTGGGTCGTCGTCCCAAGAAGAAAACACGGCCCATGCCCTCCGAGGACCGAATGCGCCACTCCATTGCCGACAGTCTGATGGAGATTCTGGCCAATATGAGAGACCCTGGATGCCAGCGACAGTGTTTTGAGCTCCTGCAGGTCAGAGATCCTCTGCAGGCACGCAGTCGGATCCTCGCCGAACTCCAGAAGATCGATGCGAGACGAACTAATCCCTAAAACACTAGTTTTTGGGTTTTCATTAATAGTTAaacatttaataataaaaacgttGCGTGGCTAACACATAGATTAAGGTCTTTGATCTTTTGGTGCTCTGCTGGGACACTATTTGGCCTCCTCCTTGGACCCCGCCGCCTTTTTCGATTCCTCCGCCTTCAGTAGCTCCGATACGATGCCTACTTTCTTGAGTTCCTCGATAAGATCACCGCTTTGGTGCATTTGGAGTAAAATATCGCAACCGCCAACGAATTCGCCATCAATGAATACCTGGGGAATGGTTGGCCAGTCTGTGTAGTCCTTGACGCCTGTAGGTATCCAAAGATATTGTCAGAAGGTATAACATCTCATGGGATGATGAAATTCTTACCTTGACGAAGCGCCTCGTTTTGGAGAACATCGTGGGCATCGTACTGAACGCCGTGCATGCGCAGGATCTGGACCACAGCGTTGCTAAAGCCGCATCGTGGCTGCTGGGGATTGCCCTTCATGAAAATGACCACCTTGTTGGTGCGCACCAGCTTGTCCAGCGTTGCCTTGTCCACGGCAGCCGGCGGAGCAGCCGCATCCGCGGAATAGAACCGCAACGCTGACAATGATTTCAATGCAGTGGCTGCCGGACTGGCAGCTGCCGGTCGCATATGATGCGCGGCTCCTGCATAGCTCTGACGCAACAGGCTCTGGCAAATTCTGTTCATTTTCTCGAGGGCCGCTGGATTTCCTTGCACTTATCTAATTTGAAGCGAGCGACTAGAGATGAGACGCCGTGTCAGGTGGAAGATATCGATAGTTTGGTGATGACACTTATGGTATTGGACTGTTATTTCTAAGGttgcttttgtatttttggaaTTTAAACTATAAATTAAGTGTATTTTTCCGCAAAAAgatcataaaataaatataaaagagaTAACTAATCCCTGTACtataataacattttattctATGTATATACATTAATGcaatttttatggctaacTAGTGGAGTGTGGTATAGGATCTTTGGAGCTCTCCAGGATTACTGGACTGAGTTGTTTGAGCCTCTGAACGTCCTGTTGCCGCCGTAGGACCAATGATGTTCTCCATCCGTTGACTGGTCTCCCTCATAACTCCCCCAAAATCGGGCAATTCGGGCAGATCGAGGGCGAGGTGAGCTGAGAAACGCTTGTAGACCGATGATTTGGTGCTTTCCTTTTTAATCTTCTTGCGGTTTTCCTCGTATCGTAGTTGCTGTTTCAGGAATATTGAAGCCTTAATCATCTCCTGTATGTTATCGAAAACGCTCTCTGATTTCTCGATGGTGCGCAGGGCTCTGTGGAAAGGGGTTTCACGGAAATTATGGTTAAGGACTCTTGGGTAGCTGTCGAGGTTGACACATACTGAATTCCGTATTCCATGTCGTAGCAGTGGCCCTGCAGTTTGTTCTGCAGCTGGAATACCTCATCGCGCTTCTCGAAAATCGCTGGTGACACCTTCCGTACATGCTCCTGGACCCGGAAAAACGCCAACGACGGGTCATTGGCGAATATGTGTATGTTCTCCGATATCTTTTCCGAGGTTTTCTTCGTTTTAAAGACCAGTTCTCCGCCTCGGGACATTGTAATTGCGCCTCTTCACTATTTGTTTACATCCACAATAGTTACACACAAATGTAACCAGTAGGGATGGTTCAATGCGACCTATCGATAGTGGCATTACCTATCGATATATCCGAAACAGACAGCCTCTAGAACAGCTCTAGATTTTATTGCCATCGCTAATATTTACTGTGAGTTTGGTTTGTGGTGCGCTAAATTGCGGAATTCGTTTACGTTTTTACGTTAAACagattttgtttaaaagtttGTGATTTAACAAATtggcattaaaaaaaaaaccaattagACGCGTCCGTCAaagtttccttaatttttttatatatatttttcttattgtGGGTGTGAgtgaaaatcaattaaaaacgAAAAGAATCGGCTACCAGCCTGTGGATGCTGTTTGGGATTCCGCCCACGgccattttgttgttgtttgagCGACGCCGGTTGCTTAGTGTGTAAATGACTAATAAACTAATAGACTGATAAACAAATGCAATTCGTGTATCTCATGGATTTTCCCCCCACTGGagtacagcaacaacaaagcaAGCGGCAATAACAAAACTTTGTTTACCTCCAGTTTCTCCGGTTCCAGCAACCCTCCAATCAGATTCCAAACCAGAATCCCAACTAAGGGTTATTttcaagtgtgtgtgtgtgtgtgtgttactTCTCTTTATTGTAGAATCTGATTTCGCTCAGTGTCCTCAAGTGAAAAGAAAAGTGATGAGCTCATTGATAACGTTCTCTTCTCTTCTCTTCTCTTTTCTCCTCTTCTCACCATCATCTCCCCAAAAGTTTACTCCCTTAcgtacacacacactcacatgcTTACGTCATGCGACGCCGTCACCCACCGCCACCCTCCCCCCTTTGAACCCCCTTTTACCCCCCCATTAAGTTCTATgctatttttgaaatttcgtTTCTATCTGCTCCCAAATTATATATTCGAACCTTGATAAAAGCCCGcgaataaaaagcaaaaaaaatcacTATCAAGTGGCTTGCCATAAAAgaatttctcgttcttcatCTTCTTAGTTTAACTTGTAGTCTTTAGAAATTCTTATTCGATCGGGTCCATAATTGTATACAATATTCCTACACTCCACACAGTACAGTACAGTACAGTACATAAAAATATGACGAACAAGTGTCCGATATCGTTAAGTTTTGTGTTGTTGTTcgtgttgttgttcttgttgggGACGCCGCCCCGTGTCGAGAGCTTTCAATAAATGcgatataaaacaaaaacaaaaaaataaccgAGAACTAAGAGTAgaaatagcaaaaaaaaaaaaataaaaacaaaaaacaataaaaataaacaaaaaaaaaacaaagcaagctaaaaagcaacaacaataggGCGCGCGCGTGCTCGATTCTAATCGAGAAACAAAATTTGTAGCATACTCGCGGGCTGCTTTGGAAAATGAGGGCATAGCCATTAAAAGCTATCTATGTGGatatgcactgagagaaagtGCTATCTAATTAATGATTAAAcaatgaaataattaaaataattattttaaagtgATATTTGAGAAgtttttaagaaattaaaaaaaaaaataatattaaaatgtacaaattctttaaaaatactcaaatattctcttaaaataaaataaaaaaaaaaataataaataaaatattaataatttttttatttgtcgtgtgtgtttgtttgtcgtgtgtgtgtgtttttattttttcgcggCAGAACTTTTCCAGCGAAGCTTTCGATTAAGGAGGAAATACCGTTATTATAAAGTCGacgtagaagaggaagagatCTAAGGGCAACCTCGACCATGGGCAATATACACACAACGGGTCCCAATGAGGCGTTAATTGTTTCAGGTAAGCCACTTTCCTCCCCCTACCTCTCTACCTCCCCCTTTATATTATTACAACTCTCATAGCCAGGCGCCCCCCCTTTTAACCCTCTCATGCTCCTGGTATGTAGTCCTTAACCCCCTTTTCTGGTCGCCTGTTGACTGATTTCGACTGAAATGGTGCAATTAGGAAACCGCATGTTGACAGGACACACAGGATATACAGAATGCAGGGTTGCGACTCTCACATGACTTGCCTTTGATCCTGCCTGTGACTGGGAAAAAAATGCCTCTAATGCTTAATCCTTTTAAGGGGTTACCAGGGTTTCACGGGTAAAAAAaataggtttttttttctattattattttttaagaaaaaattgagaaaaattaattttaagttgAATCTTTTtgaaatctgaaaaatataattttttaaaccgTGAAAGCCATGTAACCCCTTAAAAGAGTTAAGAGTTTAAGCTCCACCCTACAGTTCCGTACAGATCCCCAATTTTGACGCTTTTTTTGCCTCCAGActaatataattaatttaa
Encoded here:
- the LOC6502242 gene encoding uncharacterized protein LOC6502242 isoform X3 — its product is MDKMDQFSELNPQHEAIFTQIDNPNDIKVQNEELPKQDSQPKHDQKETLHLPENSQEVPPSQDLDTEASQKSVGRRPKKKTRPMPSEDRMRHSIADSLMEILANMRDPGCQRQCFELLQVRDPLQARSRILAELQKIDARRTNP
- the LOC6502242 gene encoding uncharacterized protein LOC6502242 isoform X1, giving the protein MDKMDQFSELNPQHEAIFTQIDNPNDIKVQNFSLQEELPKQDSQPKHDQKETLHLPENSQEVPPSQDLDTEASQKSVGRRPKKKTRPMPSEDRMRHSIADSLMEILANMRDPGCQRQCFELLQVRDPLQARSRILAELQKIDARRTNP
- the LOC6502197 gene encoding glutaredoxin-related protein 5, mitochondrial, with the translated sequence MNRICQSLLRQSYAGAAHHMRPAAASPAATALKSLSALRFYSADAAAPPAAVDKATLDKLVRTNKVVIFMKGNPQQPRCGFSNAVVQILRMHGVQYDAHDVLQNEALRQGVKDYTDWPTIPQVFIDGEFVGGCDILLQMHQSGDLIEELKKVGIVSELLKAEESKKAAGSKEEAK
- the LOC6502242 gene encoding uncharacterized protein LOC6502242 isoform X2, encoding MDKMDQFSELNPQHEAIFTQIDNPNDIKFSLQEELPKQDSQPKHDQKETLHLPENSQEVPPSQDLDTEASQKSVGRRPKKKTRPMPSEDRMRHSIADSLMEILANMRDPGCQRQCFELLQVRDPLQARSRILAELQKIDARRTNP
- the LOC6502196 gene encoding BLOC-1-related complex subunit 8 homolog, yielding MSRGGELVFKTKKTSEKISENIHIFANDPSLAFFRVQEHVRKVSPAIFEKRDEVFQLQNKLQGHCYDMEYGIQALRTIEKSESVFDNIQEMIKASIFLKQQLRYEENRKKIKKESTKSSVYKRFSAHLALDLPELPDFGGVMRETSQRMENIIGPTAATGRSEAQTTQSSNPGELQRSYTTLH